The following are encoded together in the Thermus filiformis genome:
- a CDS encoding TIGR02710 family CRISPR-associated CARF protein produces the protein MKVLILTVGKTRAPLETSLTQHAPDGVVFLASQDSFPVAGELVRDYGDGLRHHTLLVEDAESLLESYQKALEALQKALEWEATAIVADLTGGTKPMAAGLVLALTGRGVTFSYVGGKERDQETGRVQTGSEQLRVLEDPTARLGLREWEGFTRAWNALNLGMALSELDALLNRPLSPSEERFYRALRGVVEGLMEWDRFRHPEALDRLRRHLPLALAVAEAWGHGAKVRVLKGLEALLPSLEAIVEAGGRPSFALLQDLLANAERRAELGRFDDALARLYRALELAVEADLQERLGFSLKNPSTWPEGFPEALKERVLRPRGLMELLDAASELDKAFAQKGTLAQRLYREKERLQGLLQKRHQSILAHGTRPVGRGDYEKLRDFLFSLDERLRPLPPWPRF, from the coding sequence ATGAAGGTCCTCATCCTCACCGTGGGTAAAACCCGAGCACCGCTGGAGACGTCCCTCACCCAGCACGCCCCGGACGGGGTGGTCTTCCTGGCCAGCCAGGACTCCTTCCCCGTGGCCGGGGAGCTGGTGCGGGACTACGGGGACGGCCTGCGCCACCACACCCTGCTTGTGGAAGACGCGGAAAGCCTCCTGGAGAGCTACCAAAAGGCCCTCGAGGCCCTGCAGAAGGCCCTGGAGTGGGAGGCCACCGCCATCGTGGCCGACCTCACCGGGGGCACCAAGCCTATGGCCGCCGGGCTGGTCCTGGCCCTTACGGGGCGGGGGGTGACCTTCAGCTACGTGGGCGGCAAAGAGCGAGACCAGGAGACGGGCCGGGTCCAGACGGGCTCGGAGCAGCTCCGGGTCCTGGAGGACCCCACCGCCCGGCTGGGCCTGCGGGAGTGGGAAGGGTTCACCCGGGCCTGGAACGCCCTCAACCTGGGGATGGCCCTCTCGGAGCTGGACGCCCTCCTCAACCGCCCCCTTTCCCCCTCGGAGGAGCGCTTCTACCGGGCGTTGCGGGGCGTGGTGGAGGGACTGATGGAGTGGGACCGCTTCCGGCACCCGGAGGCCCTGGACCGCCTGCGCCGGCACCTCCCCCTGGCCCTGGCCGTGGCCGAGGCCTGGGGGCACGGGGCCAAGGTGCGGGTGCTCAAGGGGCTGGAGGCCCTTCTCCCTTCCCTCGAGGCCATCGTGGAGGCCGGAGGGAGGCCCAGCTTCGCCCTCCTCCAGGACCTCCTGGCCAACGCGGAGCGCCGGGCGGAGCTGGGCCGGTTTGACGACGCCCTGGCCCGGCTTTACCGGGCCCTGGAGCTGGCCGTGGAGGCGGACCTCCAGGAGAGGCTCGGCTTCAGCCTCAAGAACCCCAGTACCTGGCCCGAGGGCTTCCCAGAAGCGCTCAAGGAGCGCGTCCTCCGCCCCCGGGGCCTGATGGAGCTTTTGGACGCGGCCTCTGAACTGGACAAGGCCTTCGCCCAGAAGGGCACCCTGGCCCAGCGCCTCTACAGGGAGAAGGAGCGCCTCCAGGGCCTTTTGCAGAAGCGACACCAGAGCATCCTGGCCCACGGCACCCGCCCCGTGGGCCGGGGGGACTACGAGAAGCTGAGGGACTTCCTCTTTTCCCTGGACGAGCGGCTGCGGCCCCTCCCCCCTTGGCCCAGGTTCTGA
- the cas6 gene encoding CRISPR-associated endoribonuclease Cas6, producing MVLAALVLVLEGPNPPEALGLRGFVYRLLKEVAPEVHDQGENPFALGFGGKEGAYWARVSLLEEGLYGKLSPRLFGLEGQEVRLGVPFRVKAVLQEGHPWAGVTTYPRLFQNPEGPDLPLRFYSPTFFRRKGVHYPLPEPRLVLESLLRRWEAFAPVKPPEEVREALLERTTVRWMEGRTLKAKTEVEAAGFVGRVVYHLPRSTEEERAWLWALGRFAFFSGVGAKTGLGHGRVRVFAWEG from the coding sequence ATGGTGCTTGCGGCCTTGGTCTTGGTCCTGGAAGGCCCCAACCCCCCGGAGGCCCTGGGCCTGAGGGGGTTCGTCTACCGCCTCCTCAAGGAGGTGGCGCCCGAGGTGCACGACCAGGGGGAGAACCCCTTCGCCCTGGGGTTTGGCGGCAAGGAGGGGGCCTACTGGGCCCGGGTGAGCCTCCTGGAGGAGGGGCTTTACGGGAAGCTTTCCCCGAGGCTTTTCGGCCTCGAGGGCCAAGAGGTGCGCCTGGGGGTGCCCTTCCGGGTGAAGGCCGTCCTGCAGGAGGGCCACCCCTGGGCGGGGGTGACCACCTACCCCCGGCTCTTCCAAAACCCCGAGGGGCCGGACCTGCCCCTGCGCTTCTATAGCCCCACCTTCTTCCGCCGCAAGGGGGTGCACTACCCCCTGCCCGAGCCCCGGCTGGTCCTGGAAAGCCTCCTGCGCCGCTGGGAGGCCTTCGCCCCCGTGAAGCCCCCCGAGGAGGTGCGGGAGGCCCTTTTGGAGCGCACCACCGTGCGCTGGATGGAGGGGCGGACCCTGAAGGCGAAAACGGAGGTGGAGGCGGCGGGCTTCGTGGGCCGGGTGGTCTACCACCTGCCCCGGAGCACCGAGGAGGAGCGGGCCTGGCTTTGGGCTCTGGGGCGCTTCGCCTTCTTCTCCGGGGTGGGGGCCAAGACCGGCCTCGGCCACGGGCGGGTGCGGGTTTTTGCGTGGGAAGGCTGA
- the cas10 gene encoding type III-A CRISPR-associated protein Cas10/Csm1 — protein sequence METGLQVALAALIHDVGKLFSRARWGEGDSEVPDRTHTAYTALFVRRHASLFRRVGLDPEALAQTASRHHEGWRDRPQYQPSRPEEWCVALADTYASREREGEGGGSPPEVPLRPIFSQLRLQGQEGTGGLGYSPVHALGEGLSPGSPYPEERPNVRKEVYGRLLERLEARLAALEKAPALSPEGLLMGLAAAFQEVLSLVPADTQSEADVSLFDHLRLTAAIAHALWRYHKDAPSPEALRRDGEKFLLVVGDLGGIQGHIYRIAGAETGVGGIAKRLRARSLEVSLAAEAMALGLLQALGLTPLNRIMGAGGKFYLLLPNTKEAQRALEEAREAWGRWALEGGASLLPHLAAVPFKGEEFHDFPEVLKRAHRELALAKLRPLAFLQRTEEGVRRALRPCAACGLRPAQEDEPGSLCGGCAREKELGGLLPRRDRVGFFPKMAQAPRPFLDFPPLRVALEPGEVHTYRARADFAPDGTSFEVKPLLGHLPTVEDALRAKGWDLETYERWVREEGLWEEDEEIALERPLTFSELAALSEGVPYLGGLLLDADRMGEAFATGFRGETRDLSTPSRIAALSRFLEWFFSVEVLELLRDPARYAGRLGWDRLEANRKALRYPLLYSVYSGGDDLFLLGPWDALLDFALDLERLYRLYTRHPALTLSGAFLLFAPKTPVPQMARALQEGEKRAKEAGRGRLFLFGQAVAWEEFRRREERQGLKEWQEDLRRDLEGERVSKAQAYRWLRLWQEHMREGLDEAERMRYKPLLAYALRRVREEDAGAWERYLRLLDHQDPAWVHLPVWVQWALYRERRA from the coding sequence ATGGAAACCGGGCTCCAAGTGGCCCTGGCCGCCCTTATCCACGACGTGGGCAAGCTCTTCTCCCGCGCTCGCTGGGGCGAGGGGGACTCGGAGGTCCCCGACCGCACCCACACCGCCTACACCGCCCTCTTCGTCCGGCGGCACGCTTCCCTCTTCCGCCGGGTGGGGTTGGACCCCGAGGCCCTGGCGCAGACGGCGAGCCGCCACCACGAGGGCTGGCGGGACCGGCCCCAGTACCAGCCCTCGAGGCCCGAGGAGTGGTGCGTGGCCCTGGCCGACACCTACGCTTCCCGGGAGCGGGAAGGCGAGGGCGGGGGAAGCCCCCCGGAGGTCCCCCTGCGGCCCATCTTCTCCCAGCTCCGCCTCCAGGGACAGGAGGGGACGGGGGGGCTGGGCTACAGCCCCGTCCACGCCCTGGGGGAAGGGCTTTCCCCAGGAAGCCCCTACCCGGAGGAGCGGCCCAATGTGCGCAAGGAGGTCTACGGAAGGCTCTTGGAGCGCCTCGAGGCCCGCCTCGCCGCCTTGGAGAAGGCCCCGGCCCTCTCCCCGGAGGGCCTCCTCATGGGCCTCGCCGCCGCCTTCCAGGAGGTCCTATCCCTGGTGCCTGCCGACACCCAGTCCGAGGCCGATGTCTCCCTCTTTGACCACCTCCGCCTCACTGCCGCCATCGCCCACGCCCTCTGGCGCTACCACAAAGACGCCCCTTCCCCGGAGGCCCTGAGGCGGGACGGGGAGAAGTTCCTCCTGGTGGTGGGGGACCTGGGGGGCATCCAGGGGCACATCTACCGCATCGCCGGGGCCGAGACCGGAGTGGGCGGCATCGCCAAGCGGCTCAGGGCCCGGAGCCTCGAGGTGAGCCTAGCGGCGGAGGCGATGGCCCTGGGCCTCCTTCAGGCCTTGGGCCTCACCCCCCTGAACCGCATCATGGGGGCCGGGGGAAAGTTCTACCTCCTCCTGCCCAACACCAAGGAGGCGCAAAGGGCGCTGGAGGAGGCCCGGGAGGCCTGGGGCCGGTGGGCCCTCGAGGGCGGGGCAAGCCTTTTGCCCCACCTGGCCGCCGTGCCCTTCAAGGGGGAAGAGTTCCACGACTTCCCCGAAGTGCTCAAGCGGGCCCACCGGGAGCTCGCCCTGGCCAAGCTCAGGCCCCTGGCTTTTCTCCAAAGGACGGAGGAGGGGGTGCGGCGCGCCCTTCGCCCCTGCGCCGCCTGCGGGCTCAGGCCGGCCCAGGAGGACGAGCCGGGAAGCCTCTGCGGGGGGTGCGCCCGGGAGAAGGAGCTTGGGGGCCTCCTTCCCAGGCGGGACCGGGTGGGCTTCTTCCCCAAGATGGCCCAGGCCCCCCGCCCCTTCCTGGACTTCCCGCCCCTCAGGGTGGCCCTGGAGCCGGGAGAGGTCCACACCTACCGGGCCCGGGCCGACTTCGCCCCGGACGGGACCTCCTTTGAGGTCAAGCCCCTTTTGGGCCACCTGCCCACGGTGGAGGACGCCCTGAGGGCCAAGGGGTGGGACCTGGAGACCTACGAGCGCTGGGTGCGGGAGGAGGGGCTTTGGGAGGAGGACGAGGAGATTGCCCTGGAGCGCCCCCTCACCTTCTCCGAGCTCGCCGCCCTTTCCGAGGGGGTTCCCTACCTGGGGGGACTCCTTCTGGACGCGGACCGGATGGGCGAGGCCTTCGCCACGGGCTTCCGGGGGGAGACGCGGGACCTCTCCACCCCGAGCCGCATTGCCGCCCTGAGCCGGTTTCTGGAGTGGTTCTTCAGCGTGGAGGTGCTGGAGCTCCTGCGCGACCCGGCCCGCTACGCGGGCCGCCTGGGCTGGGACCGCCTCGAGGCCAACCGCAAGGCCCTCCGCTACCCCCTTCTCTACAGCGTCTACTCGGGCGGGGACGACCTCTTCCTCCTGGGGCCCTGGGACGCCCTCTTGGACTTCGCCCTGGACCTGGAGAGGCTCTACCGCCTCTACACCCGCCACCCGGCCCTCACCCTCTCCGGGGCCTTCCTCCTCTTCGCCCCCAAGACCCCCGTTCCCCAGATGGCCCGGGCCCTCCAGGAGGGGGAGAAGCGGGCCAAGGAGGCGGGGCGGGGGCGGCTTTTCCTCTTCGGGCAGGCGGTGGCCTGGGAGGAGTTTCGCCGCCGGGAGGAGCGGCAGGGCCTGAAGGAGTGGCAGGAGGACCTGCGGCGGGACCTCGAGGGGGAGCGGGTGAGCAAGGCCCAGGCCTACCGCTGGCTCCGCCTTTGGCAGGAGCACATGCGGGAGGGCTTGGACGAGGCGGAAAGGATGCGCTACAAGCCCCTTTTGGCCTACGCCTTGAGGCGGGTGCGGGAAGAGGACGCGGGGGCTTGGGAGCGCTACTTAAGGCTTCTGGACCACCAGGACCCGGCCTGGGTGCACCTCCCGGTCTGGGTCCAGTGGGCGCTTTACCGGGAAAGGAGGGCGTGA
- the csm2 gene encoding type III-A CRISPR-associated protein Csm2 → MPALEFYRDKERGLLDPAIFEQAKKVAEQLVQENKVRSSQFRNYFAELRALENRFQKERKRDEAEAFARLVPELELLKAKLAYNTRSQGPLKDARAFVSFLNDALDAGKRSPKDFEAMMKYVEAVLAYFYASGK, encoded by the coding sequence ATGCCGGCTTTGGAGTTTTACAGGGACAAGGAAAGGGGGCTTTTGGACCCGGCCATCTTTGAGCAGGCTAAGAAGGTGGCGGAGCAGCTGGTGCAGGAGAACAAGGTCCGCTCCAGCCAGTTCCGCAACTACTTCGCCGAGCTCCGGGCCCTGGAAAACCGCTTCCAGAAGGAGCGGAAGCGGGACGAGGCGGAGGCCTTCGCCCGGCTCGTCCCGGAGCTGGAGCTCCTGAAGGCCAAGCTGGCCTACAACACCCGCTCCCAGGGGCCTTTGAAGGATGCGCGGGCGTTCGTCTCCTTCCTGAACGACGCCCTGGACGCGGGCAAGCGGAGCCCCAAGGACTTTGAAGCCATGATGAAGTACGTGGAGGCGGTGCTGGCCTACTTTTACGCTTCCGGAAAGTAG
- the csm3 gene encoding type III-A CRISPR-associated RAMP protein Csm3, giving the protein MQLRKIYRIEAVLLAKTGLRIGMSRDQMAIGDLDNPVIRNPLTDEPYIPGSSLKGKLRYLLEWSLGGDYILKAKEKHVYASPDPNDPVARIFGLAPENDSQSLETARKRGPTRLLVRDAYLTRDSKEELERTIARGGYLTEIKQEVFIPRLGGNANPRTTERVPAGARFRVEMAYRVLDDLDEDYFRKYVLKALQLLELDGLGGHISRGYGQVYFLHPDKPPEAQEGLPIQERLRITEG; this is encoded by the coding sequence ATGCAGCTCAGGAAGATTTACCGCATAGAGGCCGTGCTTCTGGCCAAGACGGGGTTGCGCATCGGGATGAGCCGGGACCAGATGGCCATCGGTGACCTGGACAACCCCGTGATCCGCAACCCCCTGACCGATGAGCCCTACATCCCGGGCTCGAGCCTCAAGGGGAAGCTCCGCTACCTCCTGGAGTGGAGCCTGGGCGGGGACTACATCCTCAAGGCCAAGGAGAAGCACGTCTACGCCTCCCCTGACCCGAACGACCCCGTGGCCCGCATCTTCGGCCTGGCCCCGGAGAACGACTCCCAGAGCTTGGAGACCGCCCGCAAGCGGGGCCCCACCCGGCTTCTGGTCCGGGACGCCTACCTCACCCGCGACTCCAAGGAGGAGCTGGAGCGCACCATCGCCCGGGGCGGCTACCTGACCGAGATTAAGCAGGAGGTCTTCATCCCCCGTCTGGGGGGCAACGCCAACCCCCGCACCACGGAGCGCGTCCCCGCCGGGGCCCGGTTCCGGGTGGAGATGGCCTACCGGGTTCTGGACGACCTGGACGAGGACTACTTCCGGAAGTACGTCCTGAAGGCCCTACAGCTTTTGGAGCTGGACGGGCTGGGCGGGCACATCAGCCGGGGCTACGGCCAGGTCTACTTCCTCCACCCGGACAAGCCCCCGGAGGCCCAGGAAGGCCTGCCCATCCAGGAGCGCCTCCGGATTACGGAAGGGTAG
- the csm4 gene encoding type III-A CRISPR-associated RAMP protein Csm4, whose protein sequence is MRARAYYLSFSAPVRALPRASTLLGHLLWWYRYTHGREALEELLARLPTLGFRLSSAFPEGFLPRPKLPPVQVEETTLRKRLKGLSFLSFETFRKVAEKGEEALLEAPEVQKGLAPRAGRTLRRLRVGIDRATGGARKGILFAQELLFPEGRYAVYALGEPPFDLLEGLRFVGEMGYGGLASVGAGVFRVEGTEEVDLPEAAHPTHYATLAPGPLEGAVYYDLEAYWGRLGGGYVGARPFKKPHLRAREGSVYAGKDGLLLLDLTPAAPAHGEEAPEAGARVVEVLQVFPLGVRL, encoded by the coding sequence ATGCGGGCCCGGGCCTACTACCTGAGCTTCTCCGCCCCGGTGCGGGCCCTTCCCCGGGCCTCTACCCTCCTGGGCCACCTCCTTTGGTGGTACCGCTACACCCACGGCCGAGAGGCCCTGGAGGAGCTCCTCGCGCGCCTTCCCACCCTGGGCTTCCGCCTCTCCAGCGCCTTCCCCGAGGGCTTCCTGCCCCGGCCCAAACTCCCCCCTGTCCAGGTGGAGGAGACCACCCTGAGGAAGCGGCTCAAAGGCCTCTCCTTCCTCTCCTTTGAGACCTTCCGGAAGGTGGCGGAAAAGGGGGAGGAGGCGCTCCTCGAGGCCCCCGAGGTGCAAAAGGGCCTCGCCCCCCGCGCGGGGAGGACCCTCCGCCGCCTGCGGGTGGGCATAGACCGGGCCACCGGGGGGGCCCGCAAGGGGATTCTCTTCGCCCAAGAGCTTCTCTTTCCCGAGGGGCGGTACGCGGTCTACGCCCTGGGGGAGCCTCCCTTTGACCTTCTGGAGGGGCTCCGCTTCGTGGGGGAGATGGGCTACGGGGGGCTGGCGAGCGTGGGGGCGGGGGTCTTCCGGGTGGAGGGGACGGAGGAGGTGGACCTCCCCGAGGCCGCCCACCCCACCCACTACGCCACCCTGGCCCCGGGCCCCCTGGAAGGGGCGGTCTACTACGACCTCGAGGCCTACTGGGGACGGCTCGGCGGGGGGTATGTGGGGGCGAGGCCCTTCAAGAAGCCCCACCTCCGCGCCCGGGAAGGGAGCGTGTACGCGGGCAAGGACGGCCTTCTCCTCCTGGACCTGACCCCGGCCGCCCCCGCGCACGGGGAGGAGGCTCCGGAGGCGGGGGCGCGGGTGGTGGAGGTCCTGCAGGTCTTTCCCCTGGGGGTGCGGCTATGA
- a CDS encoding IS630 family transposase (programmed frameshift), protein MAAPLRIQLTPEEDRLLLELSLNPHVHKKTRLWAMMVRLAGEGWAAPQIARHFHKDRTTVYHVLKRFLRSGPKGLVYRKPPGAPRKFTPEIAAFVRERLAEDRVWTAPQLAQAIAERFGGCLAPKVISRHLRAMGYVWKRTRYVPVGKPSAEEVQAFIEEEEEAKKGAREGVMEVGYLDESGFSLALPPTYAWCRRGEAKAVPRAWGSLGRVNVVGHLVRGKEGERLYFAVLEGPVRSEGVRAYLDRVSEALTKPLKVFMDNAPFHRSKEVEARKGAWRERGLAVGYLPRYSPHRNPMENVWRRVKGFLMPRRHYESLEELKEAVVQALRALGGVELKILGEST, encoded by the exons ATGGCAGCCCCTCTTCGGATTCAGCTGACCCCGGAGGAGGACCGGCTTCTGCTGGAGCTCTCCCTGAACCCGCATGTCCACAAGAAGACCCGCCTTTGGGCCATGATGGTCCGCCTGGCGGGCGAAGGCTGGGCCGCCCCCCAGATCGCCCGGCACTTCCACAAGGACCGCACCACCGTCTATCACGTTCTAAAGCGCTTCCTAAGGTCCGGCCCAAAGGGCCTCGTCTACCGGAAACCCCCGGGAGCACCCAGGAAATTCACCCCGGAGATAGCGGCCTTTGTGCGGGAGAGGCTGGCCGAGGACCGGGTCTGGACCGCCCCTCAGCTGGCGCAGGCCATAGCGGAGCGGTTTGGGGGCTGCCTGGCCCCCAAGGTCATCTCCCGGCACCTCAGGGCCATGGGGTACGTCTGGAAGCGGACGCGGTACGTGCCCGTAGGGAAGCCCAGCGCGGAGGAGGTTCAGGCCTTTATAGAGGAGGAAGAGGAAGCCA AAAAGGGGGCGCGGGAAGGGGTGATGGAGGTGGGGTACTTGGATGAGAGCGGGTTTTCCCTGGCCCTTCCCCCCACCTATGCCTGGTGTCGGAGAGGGGAGGCAAAGGCGGTGCCCCGGGCCTGGGGTTCTTTGGGTCGGGTGAACGTGGTGGGGCATCTGGTGCGGGGGAAGGAGGGGGAGCGGCTGTACTTTGCCGTTTTGGAGGGGCCGGTGCGGTCGGAGGGGGTGCGGGCCTATTTGGACAGGGTCTCTGAGGCTCTGACCAAGCCTCTGAAGGTATTCATGGACAACGCACCGTTCCACCGGTCCAAGGAGGTGGAGGCCAGGAAGGGGGCGTGGCGGGAGAGGGGGCTTGCGGTGGGGTACCTGCCCCGGTACAGCCCCCATCGGAACCCCATGGAGAACGTCTGGCGGCGGGTGAAGGGGTTTCTGATGCCCCGGCGGCACTACGAGAGCCTTGAGGAGCTCAAGGAGGCGGTGGTCCAGGCCCTCAGGGCCCTAGGGGGTGTGGAGTTGAAAATCTTGGGGGAGAGCACTTAG
- the csm5 gene encoding type III-A CRISPR-associated RAMP protein Csm5 — protein MIKGWHLELLSPVHVGTGEAYPAYAYVPDFEGKRVHLLDPSALLLALSPERREAFLRRVAEGPKGAQDVLRSLLKEGQLPPEAIRRTLPASAAFLATIQKASEASELEYRPLPYSPLGPYLPGSSVKGALRTAWLYWKLVQRGEVVEWRGGGWQFRSRREDEEALIRPPQNVDLRQNLAFEAVVLGHLSSKGMPDLYRDPFRAVRLTDSSPGEGFLNRIGVFHPQGKMDDVAILAETFRKGSRFTLLFRYHGGLAQGRGVAGPVPPKELVRALREYYGKVAEWERAYAQDHDLKRALEVYDDLEARLQDPGVFPIRIGFGSGRLALRLALLLPEDSPEAQDPTTRKTAGAKAPRDGYPLGWAVGRLVEVR, from the coding sequence ATGATAAAGGGTTGGCACTTAGAACTCCTCTCACCCGTTCACGTGGGCACCGGGGAGGCCTACCCCGCCTACGCCTACGTGCCCGACTTTGAAGGGAAGCGGGTCCACCTCCTGGACCCCTCCGCCCTCCTCCTGGCCTTAAGCCCCGAGCGGCGCGAGGCCTTCTTGCGCAGGGTGGCGGAAGGCCCCAAGGGGGCCCAGGACGTCCTGCGGAGCCTTCTCAAAGAGGGGCAGCTTCCCCCAGAGGCCATCCGGCGCACCCTTCCCGCCAGCGCCGCCTTCCTGGCCACCATTCAGAAGGCGAGCGAGGCCAGCGAGCTGGAGTACCGCCCCTTGCCCTACTCCCCCCTGGGCCCCTACCTTCCCGGCTCCAGCGTCAAGGGGGCCCTGCGCACCGCCTGGCTCTACTGGAAGCTGGTCCAGCGGGGCGAGGTGGTGGAGTGGCGGGGAGGGGGCTGGCAGTTCCGGAGCCGCCGCGAGGACGAGGAGGCCCTCATCCGTCCTCCCCAAAATGTGGACCTACGCCAAAACCTAGCTTTTGAGGCGGTGGTCCTGGGCCACCTTTCCAGCAAGGGCATGCCGGACCTCTACCGGGACCCCTTCCGGGCCGTGCGCCTCACCGACTCCTCCCCCGGCGAGGGCTTCCTGAACCGCATCGGCGTCTTCCACCCCCAAGGGAAGATGGACGACGTGGCCATCCTGGCGGAGACCTTCCGCAAGGGGAGCCGCTTCACCCTCCTCTTCCGCTACCACGGGGGGCTCGCCCAGGGGAGGGGCGTGGCGGGTCCGGTGCCGCCTAAGGAGTTGGTGCGGGCCCTGCGGGAGTATTACGGCAAGGTGGCGGAGTGGGAGCGGGCCTACGCGCAGGACCACGACCTGAAACGGGCCCTGGAGGTCTACGACGACCTCGAGGCCCGCCTCCAGGACCCTGGGGTATTCCCCATCCGCATCGGCTTTGGTTCGGGGAGGCTCGCCCTGCGTCTGGCCCTTCTGCTCCCCGAGGACTCCCCGGAAGCGCAGGACCCCACGACCCGGAAGACGGCGGGGGCGAAGGCCCCCCGGGACGGCTACCCGCTGGGCTGGGCCGTGGGGCGGCTTGTGGAGGTGCGGTGA
- the csx2 gene encoding TIGR02221 family CRISPR-associated protein, giving the protein MKVLLSFLGTGEYKEVPYRLDDQVYTTPYTQEALARHYGDHELLVLLTQLAQAKHGEALRARVPYRAVPIPDGRSTEELWAIFQAVVEAVPEGAELVVDISHGFRSQPVLALAVVHFLEVAKGVKAKRVLYGALREDGEGEFLDLTPFLELLSWTEAVRDLARYGFGRPLAELLKALHRRTWGEKEAGASALAPLGNTLDQLTLSLELLRVEEATQHAQGLLQALERVEKDLARFPASRPLGLLLGTLRTRYAPLAVPDPLSQEGLRAQKCMVDLLLATGSLAQAVALMREMVVTWTCLDKGLDPREEREGAEGLLFAWSRKARQGGEGEKAALGRLWNDLTDLRNDVAHASMRPGPTPARTLEAGMHKVWNQVQEHLGLKDEEGQA; this is encoded by the coding sequence GTGAAGGTTCTGCTCTCCTTCTTGGGGACCGGGGAGTACAAGGAGGTCCCCTACCGGCTGGACGACCAGGTCTACACGACCCCCTACACCCAGGAGGCCTTGGCCCGGCACTACGGGGACCACGAGCTTTTGGTCCTCCTCACCCAGCTGGCCCAGGCCAAGCACGGCGAGGCCCTGAGAGCCCGTGTCCCTTACCGGGCCGTTCCCATCCCCGATGGGCGGAGCACCGAGGAGCTTTGGGCCATCTTCCAGGCGGTAGTGGAGGCGGTGCCCGAGGGGGCCGAGCTCGTGGTGGACATCTCCCACGGCTTCCGCTCCCAGCCCGTGCTGGCCCTGGCCGTGGTCCACTTCCTGGAAGTGGCCAAAGGGGTGAAGGCCAAACGGGTCCTCTACGGAGCCCTGCGGGAGGACGGGGAGGGGGAGTTTTTGGACCTCACCCCTTTCCTGGAGCTTTTGAGCTGGACCGAGGCCGTCCGGGACCTGGCGCGCTACGGCTTTGGCCGCCCCCTGGCGGAGCTCCTTAAGGCCCTGCACCGGAGGACCTGGGGGGAGAAAGAGGCGGGGGCGAGCGCCCTCGCTCCCCTGGGGAACACCCTGGACCAGCTCACCCTCTCCCTGGAGCTTTTGCGTGTGGAAGAGGCCACACAGCACGCTCAAGGTCTCCTTCAGGCCCTGGAGCGGGTGGAGAAGGACCTCGCCCGCTTCCCCGCCTCGAGGCCCTTGGGCCTTCTCCTGGGGACCCTAAGGACGCGCTACGCCCCCTTGGCGGTGCCAGACCCCCTTTCCCAGGAAGGCCTGAGGGCTCAAAAGTGCATGGTGGACCTCCTTCTCGCCACGGGGAGCCTGGCCCAGGCCGTAGCCCTCATGCGGGAGATGGTGGTGACCTGGACCTGCTTGGACAAGGGCCTGGACCCCCGGGAGGAAAGGGAGGGGGCGGAGGGGCTCCTCTTTGCCTGGAGCCGGAAGGCCCGGCAGGGGGGAGAAGGGGAAAAAGCCGCCTTGGGCAGGCTTTGGAATGACCTCACCGACCTGCGCAACGACGTGGCGCACGCCAGCATGCGGCCTGGCCCCACCCCGGCGAGGACCCTCGAGGCCGGCATGCATAAGGTCTGGAACCAGGTCCAAGAGCACCTGGGCTTGAAGGACGAGGAGGGGCAGGCTTAG
- the cas2 gene encoding CRISPR-associated endonuclease Cas2 — MGKRLYAIAYDIPDDTRRVKLANLLKSYGERVQLSVFECYLDEGLLRELEAKAKRLLNLSEDALRVYPVQGAVRVLGAGPLVREMPFAVV, encoded by the coding sequence ATGGGCAAAAGGCTGTACGCTATCGCCTACGACATCCCGGACGATACCCGGAGGGTGAAGCTGGCCAACCTGTTAAAAAGCTACGGAGAGCGGGTTCAGCTCTCCGTGTTTGAGTGCTATTTGGACGAAGGGCTTCTCCGGGAGCTCGAGGCCAAGGCCAAGCGCCTATTGAACCTCTCGGAGGACGCCCTACGGGTCTACCCCGTTCAGGGGGCGGTCCGGGTTTTGGGGGCGGGTCCCCTGGTGCGGGAGATGCCCTTCGCCGTGGTGTGA